One part of the Arabidopsis thaliana chromosome 4, partial sequence genome encodes these proteins:
- a CDS encoding Ubiquitin carboxyl-terminal hydrolase family protein (Ubiquitin carboxyl-terminal hydrolase family protein; LOCATED IN: mitochondrion; CONTAINS InterPro DOMAIN/s: RNA recognition domain, plant (InterPro:IPR021099); BEST Arabidopsis thaliana protein match is: Ubiquitin carboxyl-terminal hydrolase family protein (TAIR:AT1G71850.1); Has 408 Blast hits to 402 proteins in 16 species: Archae - 0; Bacteria - 0; Metazoa - 0; Fungi - 0; Plants - 408; Viruses - 0; Other Eukaryotes - 0 (source: NCBI BLink).), translating to MAAATTKLARALQQRRTFVNARVKWVSDHYLDEAVQREKNLKQVISLKDRIVSSPSKSLPLSSLSLLKPLVNLHITAAAFFQKYPSVFTTFQPSPSHPLHVRLTPQALTLHKEEETIHLSPPQRNVTVQRLTKFLMLTGAGSLPLYVLDRFRFDLGLPRDYITSLIGDYPEYFEVTEIKDRLTGEKTLALTISSRRNNLPVSEMERREATIDGSRVKKGLRIRYSMNFPKGYELHKRVKNWVEQWQNLPYISPYENAFHLGSYSDQAEKWAVAVLHELLFLLVSKKTETDNVICLGEYLGFGMRFKKALVHHPGIFYMSHKIRTQTVVLREAYHKVFLLEKHPLMGIRHQYIYLMSKSGRGKKRDYVHGVERSNRKKRVIKACEDGEIYAHNSSL from the coding sequence ATGGCAGCTGCAACAACAAAGCTAGCGAGAGCTCTGCAACAAAGACGCACCTTCGTAAACGCCAGAGTCAAATGGGTCAGTGACCATTACCTCGACGAAGCTGTTCAACGAGAGAAAAACCTAAAGCAAGTTATCTCTCTCAAGGATCGAATCGTATCATCTCCGTCGAAATCActccctctctcttctctttcacttcTCAAACCTCTCGTCAATCTTCACATAACCGCCGCCGCGTTTTTCCAGAAATACCCTTCTGTCTTCACCACTTTTCagccttctccttctcatcCTCTCCATGTTCGTCTCACTCCCCAAGCTCTCACTCtccacaaagaagaagagacgatTCATCTCTCGCCGCCTCAACGCAACGTCACTGTTCAACGGTTGACTAAATTCTTGATGCTAACGGGAGCTGGAAGTCTTCCTCTCTATGTCCTCGATCGTTTCAGGTTCGATTTGGGTCTCCCTCGCGATTACATTACTTCGTTGATCGGCGATTACCCGGAATACTTTGAAGTAACTGAGATCAAAGATCGGTTAACGGGTGAAAAGACGCTTGCTTTGACGATATCTTCGCGGCGGAACAACCTTCCTGTGTCGGaaatggagagaagagaagccacCATTGATGGGTCTCGTGTGAAAAAAGGGTTGCGCATAAGGTATTCGATGAATTTCCCCAAAGGGTACGAATTGCATAAAAGGGTGAAGAATTGGGTGGAGCAATGGCAAAATCTCCCATACATTTCGCCTTATGAAAATGCTTTTCACTTGGGGTCGTACAGTGATCAGGCTGAGAAGTGGGCTGTCGCAGTACTTCATGAGCTTTTGTTCCTTTTAGTATCTAAGAAGACTGAGACAGACAATGTGATTTGCTTAGGGGAGTATTTAGGGTTCGGGATGAGGTTCAAGAAGGCTTTGGTGCACCACCCGGGTATATTTTACATGTCGCACAAGATTCGGACCCAGACTGTTGTTCTAAGGGAAGCTTACCACAAAGTTTTCTTGCTGGAGAAGCATCCATTGATGGGGATCAGACATCAGTACATTTATCTTATGAGCAAATCAGGGAGAGGGAAGAAACGAGACTATGTTCATGGAGTTGAGAGAAGCAACcgaaaaaagagagtaatcAAAGCTTGTGAAGATGGTGAAATTTATGCACATAACAGCAGTCTTTGA
- a CDS encoding Peptidase C50, separase (Peptidase C50, separase; FUNCTIONS IN: peptidase activity; INVOLVED IN: proteolysis; LOCATED IN: nucleus; CONTAINS InterPro DOMAIN/s: Peptidase C50, separase (InterPro:IPR005314); BEST Arabidopsis thaliana protein match is: homolog of separase (TAIR:AT4G22970.2); Has 13 Blast hits to 13 proteins in 5 species: Archae - 0; Bacteria - 0; Metazoa - 0; Fungi - 0; Plants - 13; Viruses - 0; Other Eukaryotes - 0 (source: NCBI BLink).): protein MVVASIVRSVAMSRDMNDLQYLRGISLLQGLKPWLRYLDANEHHKFLKLVLSDMGECALSVIREAERFDEAFVHSFCISTLEEYSVSPLPKCHFYKFSRQVLSLLFPSKEAKTSLNLKIMMSVLKFVAGEFQNQQSSSRVRYAAV, encoded by the exons ATGGTTGTGGCGTCCATCGTCAGGTCTGTAGCAATGTCGCGGGATATGAACGATCTCCAATACTTGAGGGGCATTTCTCTTCTACAAGGGCTAAAACCCTGGCTAAG gTATTTGGATGCCAATGAACACCATAAGTTTCTCAAGCTGGTCTTGTCAGATATGGGAGAGTGTGCTCTCTCGGTAATTAGAGAAGCAGAGCGTTTCGATGAGGCTTTTGTGCATTCTTTTTGCATCTCTACACTAGAGGAATATTCTGTATCCCCGTTGCCAAAATGTCATTTTTATAAG TTCTCCCGCCAGGTACTTTCTTTACTGTTTCCGTCCAAGGAGGCAAAAACATCactaaatcttaaaattatGATGTCTGTGTTGAAATTTGTGGCAGGTGAATTCCAG AACCAGCAGTCTTCAAGCAGAGTTCGATATGCAGCTGTTTGA
- a CDS encoding transmembrane protein, putative (DUF679) (Protein of unknown function (DUF679); CONTAINS InterPro DOMAIN/s: Protein of unknown function DUF679 (InterPro:IPR007770); BEST Arabidopsis thaliana protein match is: Protein of unknown function (DUF679) (TAIR:AT3G02430.1); Has 267 Blast hits to 259 proteins in 17 species: Archae - 0; Bacteria - 0; Metazoa - 0; Fungi - 0; Plants - 267; Viruses - 0; Other Eukaryotes - 0 (source: NCBI BLink).), whose product MSSPSSLTQRNPTSSQEQSESVPQLRRQTSQHAVMSQTLTSAANLANLLPTGTLLAFTLLIPVFTSNGSCDYPTQVLTIVLLTLLSISCFLSSFTDSVKAEDGNVYYGFATRKGMWVFDYPDPDGLGLPNLSKYRIRIIDWIHAVLSVLVFGAVALRDKNAVSCFYPAPEQETKKVLDIVPMGVGVICGMLFLVFPARRHGIGYPVTGDGGRR is encoded by the coding sequence ATGTCTTCACCATCTTCCCTAACGCAGAGAAACCCAACTAGTTCGCAAGAGCAATCGGAGTCTGTTCCACAGCTAAGGAGGCAGACATCTCAACATGCAGTCATGTCACAGACGCTAACCTCAGCTGCAAACCTGGCAAATCTCCTTCCAACCGGAACGCTCTTAGCTTTCACGCTCCTCATACCCGTCTTTACATCCAATGGTTCATGCGATTACCCGACCCAGGTTTTAACCATAGTGCTCCTCACGCTTCTCTCCATCTCCTGCTTCCTTAGCTCCTTCACTGACAGCGTCAAGGCTGAAGACGGTAACGTTTATTACGGTTTTGCTACTCGTAAGGGCATGTGGGTTTTCGACTACCCTGACCCTGACGGTTTGGGTTTACCCAATCTTAGTAAATACCGGATAAGAATTATTGACTGGATCCACGCCGTTTTGTCGGTTCTTGTGTTTGGTGCGGTGGCTCTGAGGGACAAGAACGCCGTGAGTTGTTTTTATCCGGCGCCAGAGCAAGAAACCAAGAAGGTTTTGGACATTGTTCCAATGGGTGTTGGGGTTATCTGTGGCATGTTGTTCTTGGTTTTTCCGGCGAGAAGGCACGGTATTGGATATCCGGTCACCGGAGACGGGGGTCGTCGTtag
- a CDS encoding MAC/Perforin domain-containing protein (MAC/Perforin domain-containing protein; FUNCTIONS IN: molecular_function unknown; INVOLVED IN: biological_process unknown; LOCATED IN: plasma membrane; EXPRESSED IN: 18 plant structures; EXPRESSED DURING: 9 growth stages; CONTAINS InterPro DOMAIN/s: Membrane attack complex component/perforin (MACPF) domain (InterPro:IPR020864), Membrane attack complex component/perforin (MACPF) domain, metazoa (InterPro:IPR020865); BEST Arabidopsis thaliana protein match is: MAC/Perforin domain-containing protein (TAIR:AT1G28380.1); Has 30201 Blast hits to 17322 proteins in 780 species: Archae - 12; Bacteria - 1396; Metazoa - 17338; Fungi - 3422; Plants - 5037; Viruses - 0; Other Eukaryotes - 2996 (source: NCBI BLink).), whose amino-acid sequence MALRLPASKAAEVAIGSIGCGYDLAIDLRLKYCKGGSKDSRLLDIKEGDDNCEIVLPGGISIPNVSKSIKCDKGERMRFRSDILPFQQMAEQFNQELSLAGKIPSGLFNAMFEFSSCWQKDAAYTKNLAFDGVFISLYSVALDKSQVLLREHVKQAVPSTWDPAALARFIDIYGTHIIVSVKMGGKDVIYAKQQHSSKLQPEDLQKRLKEVADKRFVEASVVHNTGSERVQASSKVETKEQRLRFADTSSLGSYANKEDYVFMCKRRGGNDNRNLMHNEWLQTVQMEPDVISMSFIPITSLLNGVPGSGFLSHAINLYLRCKPINHLRFVHFFLELFFILVVSFTFRLEV is encoded by the exons ATGGCTCTTCGGCTACCAGCTTCTAAAGCAGCTGAAGTTGCGATTGGATCTATTGGCTGTGGTTATGATCTAGCTATTGATTTACGGTTGAAGTATTGCAAAGGAGGTTCCAAAGATTCTAGATTACTTGACATTAAAGAAGGTGATGATAATTGTGAGATTGTTTTACCTGGTGGAATCTCCATTCCTAATGTTTCCAAGTCTATCAAATGCGATAAAGGGGAGCGTATGCGGTTTAGGTCCGATATTCTTCCTTTCCAACAG ATGGCAGAGCAGTTCAACCAGGAACTATCTTTGGCTGGGAAAATCCCGTCAGGTCTCTTCAATGCCATGTTTGAATTCTCGAGCTGTTGGCAGAAAGACGCAGCCTACACCAAAAACCTTGCTTTTGATGGGGTTTTCATCTCATTATACTCGGTGGCTTTGGACAAATCTCAAGTGTTACTCCGTGAGCATGTTAAGCAGGCTGTTCCATCAACATGGGACCCTGCTGCATTGGCAAG GTTTATAGATATTTATGGGACGCATATAATTGTTAGTGTTAAGATGGGAGGAAAAGATGTGATTTATgcaaaacaacaacactccTCAAAACTTCAGCCTGAGGATCTGCAGAAAAGGTTAAAAGAGGTGGCAGATAAGAGGTTCGTGGAAGCTAGCGTAGTGCATAATACGGGTTCAGAAAGAGTACAAGCAAGTAGTAAG GTGGAAACAAAGGAGCAACGCCTGAGATTTGCAGATACCAGTTCTTTGGGCTCTTATGCAAATAAGGAG GACTATGTCTTCATGTGCAAGAGGCGAGGTGGAAACGATAACAGAAATCTAATGCATAATGAATGGCTGCAAACAGTTCAGATGGAGCCTGATGTTATCTCCATGTCTTTTATTCCAATTACGTCTTTGCTTAATGGAGTTCCAGGAAGTGGATTCTTAAGCCATGCCATAAATCTGTATCTAAGATGTAAGCCTATAAATCATTTGCGCTTTGTGCATTTCTTTCTGGAGTTATTCTTCATACTAGTGGTTTCTTTTACCTTTAGATTAGAAGTTTGA
- the cpHsc70-1 gene encoding chloroplast heat shock protein 70-1 (chloroplast heat shock protein 70-1 (cpHsc70-1); FUNCTIONS IN: protein binding, ATP binding; INVOLVED IN: protein folding, response to cadmium ion, protein targeting to chloroplast, response to cold; LOCATED IN: in 7 components; EXPRESSED IN: 26 plant structures; EXPRESSED DURING: 14 growth stages; CONTAINS InterPro DOMAIN/s: Heat shock protein 70, conserved site (InterPro:IPR018181), Chaperone DnaK (InterPro:IPR012725), Heat shock protein Hsp70 (InterPro:IPR001023), Heat shock protein 70 (InterPro:IPR013126); BEST Arabidopsis thaliana protein match is: chloroplast heat shock protein 70-2 (TAIR:AT5G49910.1); Has 36155 Blast hits to 36031 proteins in 4857 species: Archae - 160; Bacteria - 17964; Metazoa - 3544; Fungi - 1694; Plants - 1235; Viruses - 354; Other Eukaryotes - 11204 (source: NCBI BLink).) — protein sequence MASSAAQIHVLGGIGFASSSSSKRNLNGKGGTFMPRSAFFGTRTGPFSTPTSAFLRMGTRNGGGASRYAVGPVRVVNEKVVGIDLGTTNSAVAAMEGGKPTIVTNAEGQRTTPSVVAYTKSGDRLVGQIAKRQAVVNPENTFFSVKRFIGRKMNEVDEESKQVSYRVVRDENNNVKLECPAINKQFAAEEISAQVLRKLVDDASRFLNDKVTKAVITVPAYFNDSQRTATKDAGRIAGLEVLRIINEPTAASLAYGFDRKANETILVFDLGGGTFDVSVLEVGDGVFEVLSTSGDTHLGGDDFDKRVVDWLAAEFKKDEGIDLLKDKQALQRLTEAAEKAKIELSSLTQTNMSLPFITATADGPKHIETTLTRAKFEELCSDLLDRVRTPVENSLRDAKLSFKDIDEVILVGGSTRIPAVQELVRKVTGKEPNVTVNPDEVVALGAAVQAGVLAGDVSDIVLLDVTPLSIGLETLGGVMTKIIPRNTTLPTSKSEVFSTAADGQTSVEINVLQGEREFVRDNKSLGSFRLDGIPPAPRGVPQIEVKFDIDANGILSVSAVDKGTGKKQDITITGASTLPKDEVDQMVQEAERFAKDDKEKRDAIDTKNQADSVVYQTEKQLKELGEKIPGEVKEKVEAKLQELKDKIGSGSTQEIKDAMAALNQEVMQIGQSLYNQPGAGGPGAGPSPGGEGASSGDSSSSKGGDGDDVIDADFTDSQ from the exons TGGattcgcttcttcttcttcttccaagaGAAATCTCAATGGTAAAGGCGGTACCTTTATGCCGAGAAGTGCCTTCTTCGGTACAAGAACCGGTCCTTTCTCCACACCCACTTCTGCTTTTCTCAGAATGGGCACCAGAAATGGCGGCGGCGCTTCTAGATACGCGGTTGGTCCGGTTCGTGTGGTTAACGAGAAGGTTGTTGGAATTGATTTGGGTACGACTAACTCTGCAGTAGCTGCTATGGAAGGAGGTAAGCCTACGATTGTGACTAACGCTGAAGGTCAGAGGACAACGCCTTCTGTTGTGGCTTACACGAAGAGTGGTGATAGGCTTGTTGGGCAGATTGCGAAGAGGCAAGCTGTTGTTAATCCCGAGAATACTTTCTTCTCAGTGAAGAGGTTTATTGGTAGGAAGATGAACGAGGTTGATGAAGAGTCTAAGCAGGTTTCTTACAGAGTTGTTAGAGATGAGAACAATAATGTTAAGCTTGAGTGTCCTGCCATTAACAAACAATTTGCTGCTGAGGAGATTTCAGCTCAG GTTCTAAGGAAACTTGTGGATGATGCATCAAGATTCTTGAACGACAAAGTAACCAAGGCTGTCATCACTGTGCCTGCTTACTTCAACGATTCACAGAGGACAGCTACAAAAGATGCTGGTCGAATTGCTGGGTTGGAAGTTCTTCGTATTATCAATGAGCCCACAGCTGCTTCATTGGCTTATGGGTTTGACAGAAAAGCCAATGAAACAATCCTAGTCTTCGATCTTGGTGGTGGTACCTTTGATGTCTCAG TGCTTGAGGTTGGTGATGGTGTGTTTGAAGTGCTTTCCACTTCTGGCGACACACACTTGGGTGGTGATGACTTTGACAAG AGAGTTGTTGATTGGCTTGCTGCAGAATTCAAGAAAGACGAAGGGATAGATCTTCTGAAAGACAAGCAAGCTCTTCAGAGGTTAACAGAGGCAGCAGAAAAAGCTAAAATTGAGCTTTCTTCACTGACTCAGACAAATATGAG CTTACCTTTTATCACGGCCACAGCTGATGGACCTAAACACATAGAAACCACCCTCACACGTGCCAAGTTCGAAGAATTGTGTTCAGATTTACTTGACAG GGTCAGGACTCCTGTCGAGAATTCCCTGCGGGATGCAAAGCTCAGCTTCAAAGATATTGATGAAGTCATCCTTGTCGGTGGATCCACACGTATTCCTGCTGTTCAGGAACTCGTGAGGAAGGTGACTGGGAAAGAACCTAATGTTACAGTAAATCCTGACGAGGTTGTAGCGTTAGGTGCTGCAGTCCAG GCTGGTGTTCTTGCTGGAGATGTGAGTGACATTGTGCTTCTTGATGTGACACCGCTTTCGATTGGTTTGGAGACCCTAGGTGGTGTTATGACTAAGATTATTCCAAGGAACACCACACTGCCTACTTCTAAATCAGAAGTCTTTTCAACTGCTGCTGATGGACAGACAAGTGTTGAGATTAATGTGTTGCAGGGTGAGAGGGAGTTTGTTAGGGATAACAAGTCTCTTGGTAGCTTCCGTCTAGATGGTATCCCCCCTGCACCACGTGGAGTTCCACAAATCGAAGTCAAATTTGACATTGATGCCAATGGAATTCTATCTGTCAGTGCTGTTGACAAGGGCACAGGAAAGAAGCAAGACATCACCATTACTGGCGCAAGTACATTGCCCAAGGATGAG GTAGACCAAATGGTCCAGGAGGCAGAAAGATTTGCAAAAGAtgacaaagagaagagagacgcAATCGACACGAAAAACCAAGCAGATTCAGTGGTGTACCAGACAGAGAAGCAACTGAAAGAACTAGGAGAGAAAATTCCAGGTGAAGTGAAAGAGAAGGTGGAGGCTAAGCTACAAGAGCTGAAAGACAAGATAGGAAGTGGATCAACCCAAGAAATCAAAGACGCCATGGCTGCTCTTAACCAAGAAGTGATGCAGATTGGTCAGTCTCTATACAACCAGCCTGGAGCTGGAGGTCCAGGTGCAGGTCCTTCCCCGGGAGGCGAAGGTGCTTCATCAGGAGATTCATCTTCAAGTAAAGGAGGAGATGGTGATGATGTGATCGATGCTGACTTCACAGACAGCcaatga
- a CDS encoding MAC/Perforin domain-containing protein (MAC/Perforin domain-containing protein; FUNCTIONS IN: molecular_function unknown; INVOLVED IN: biological_process unknown; LOCATED IN: plasma membrane; EXPRESSED IN: 18 plant structures; EXPRESSED DURING: 9 growth stages; CONTAINS InterPro DOMAIN/s: Membrane attack complex component/perforin (MACPF) domain (InterPro:IPR020864), Membrane attack complex component/perforin (MACPF) domain, metazoa (InterPro:IPR020865); BEST Arabidopsis thaliana protein match is: MAC/Perforin domain-containing protein (TAIR:AT1G28380.1); Has 264 Blast hits to 263 proteins in 43 species: Archae - 0; Bacteria - 0; Metazoa - 51; Fungi - 0; Plants - 207; Viruses - 0; Other Eukaryotes - 6 (source: NCBI BLink).) — protein sequence MALRLPASKAAEVAIGSIGCGYDLAIDLRLKYCKGGSKDSRLLDIKEGDDNCEIVLPGGISIPNVSKSIKCDKGERMRFRSDILPFQQMAEQFNQELSLAGKIPSGLFNAMFEFSSCWQKDAAYTKNLAFDGVFISLYSVALDKSQVLLREHVKQAVPSTWDPAALARFIDIYGTHIIVSVKMGGKDVIYAKQQHSSKLQPEDLQKRLKEVADKRFVEASVVHNTGSERVQASSKVETKEQRLRFADTSSLGSYANKEDYVFMCKRRGGNDNRNLMHNEWLQTVQMEPDVISMSFIPITSLLNGVPGSGFLSHAINLYLRYKPPIEELHQFLEFQLPRQWAPVFSELPLGPQRKQQSCASLQFSFFGPKLYVNTTPVDVGKRPITGMRLYLEGRRSNRLAIHLQHLSSLPKIYQLEDDLNRSIRQESHDRRYYEKVNWKNYSHVCTEPVESDDDLSVVTGAQLHVESHGFKNVLFLRLCFSRVVGATLVKNSEWDEAVGFAPKSGLISTLISHHFTAAQKPPPRPADVNINSAIYPGGPPVPTQAPKLLKFVDTSEMTRGPQESPGYWVVSGARLLVEKGKISLKVKYSLFTPILGDEVIEEAYEG from the exons ATGGCTCTTCGGCTACCAGCTTCTAAAGCAGCTGAAGTTGCGATTGGATCTATTGGCTGTGGTTATGATCTAGCTATTGATTTACGGTTGAAGTATTGCAAAGGAGGTTCCAAAGATTCTAGATTACTTGACATTAAAGAAGGTGATGATAATTGTGAGATTGTTTTACCTGGTGGAATCTCCATTCCTAATGTTTCCAAGTCTATCAAATGCGATAAAGGGGAGCGTATGCGGTTTAGGTCCGATATTCTTCCTTTCCAACAG ATGGCAGAGCAGTTCAACCAGGAACTATCTTTGGCTGGGAAAATCCCGTCAGGTCTCTTCAATGCCATGTTTGAATTCTCGAGCTGTTGGCAGAAAGACGCAGCCTACACCAAAAACCTTGCTTTTGATGGGGTTTTCATCTCATTATACTCGGTGGCTTTGGACAAATCTCAAGTGTTACTCCGTGAGCATGTTAAGCAGGCTGTTCCATCAACATGGGACCCTGCTGCATTGGCAAG GTTTATAGATATTTATGGGACGCATATAATTGTTAGTGTTAAGATGGGAGGAAAAGATGTGATTTATgcaaaacaacaacactccTCAAAACTTCAGCCTGAGGATCTGCAGAAAAGGTTAAAAGAGGTGGCAGATAAGAGGTTCGTGGAAGCTAGCGTAGTGCATAATACGGGTTCAGAAAGAGTACAAGCAAGTAGTAAG GTGGAAACAAAGGAGCAACGCCTGAGATTTGCAGATACCAGTTCTTTGGGCTCTTATGCAAATAAGGAG GACTATGTCTTCATGTGCAAGAGGCGAGGTGGAAACGATAACAGAAATCTAATGCATAATGAATGGCTGCAAACAGTTCAGATGGAGCCTGATGTTATCTCCATGTCTTTTATTCCAATTACGTCTTTGCTTAATGGAGTTCCAGGAAGTGGATTCTTAAGCCATGCCATAAATCTGTATCTAAGAT ATAAGCCACCAATTGAAGAGCTGCATCAGTTTCTCGAGTTTCAGCTACCAAGGCAGTGGGCACCCGTTTTTAGTGAACTTCCTCTTGGTCCGCAACGAAAGCAACAAAGTTGTGCGTCTCTGCAATTCAGTTTCTTTGGACCTAAGCTATACGTGAATACCACTCCG GTTGATGTTGGTAAGAGGCCAATCACTGGCATGCGGCTCTACCTAGAGGGTAGAAGAAGCAACCGTTTGGCAATTCATTTGCAACACCTTTCCTCTCTTCCCAAGATATATCAGCTCGAAGACGATCTAAATAGAAGTATCCGGCAAGAGTCTCATGACCGTCGATACTATGAGAAAGTAAACTGGAAGAACTACTCTCACGTCTGCACAGAGCCTGTCGAATCAGATGATGATCTTTCTGTAGTAACAGGTGCGCAGCTTCATGTAGAGAGCCACGGATTCAAGAACGTGCTCTTCTTGCGCCTTTGTTTCTCTAGAGTTGTGGGAGCAACACTGGTAAAGAATTCTGAATGGGATGAAGCGGTAGGCTTTGCTCCAAAATCAGGACTCATCTCAACGCTAATAAGCCATCACTTCACTGCAGCACAAAAACCACCACCACGACCTGCAGACGTGAATATAAATTCGGCTATATATCCTGGTGGACCACCAGTACCCACGCAAGCtccaaaacttttgaaatttgtGGATACAAGTGAGATGACAAGAGGGCCGCAAGAATCACCCGGGTATTGGGTTGTATCGGGTGCAAGATTATTGGTGGAGAAAGGCAAAATCTCATTGAAGGTGAAGTATTCTCTATTTACTCCAATATTGGGAGATGAAGTGATCGAGGAAGCCTATGAAGGTTAA